One Osmerus mordax isolate fOsmMor3 chromosome 25, fOsmMor3.pri, whole genome shotgun sequence DNA window includes the following coding sequences:
- the LOC136933293 gene encoding LOW QUALITY PROTEIN: reticulon-4 receptor-like 1 (The sequence of the model RefSeq protein was modified relative to this genomic sequence to represent the inferred CDS: inserted 1 base in 1 codon): MQNDGDREEEARGGWAGVELLLVLCGLDASLPCPHHCICYTSPSTVSCQAHNFQAVPEGIPAQSERVFLQNNKIQRLLRGHFSPTTAMLWLYSNNISYIQASTFHGFDRLEELDLGDNRHLRALAPDTFQGLGRLHALHLYHCGLLTLPXGIFQGLNNLQYLYLQDNHLEFLEDDLFIDLLNLSHLFLHGNRLWSLHQNTFRGLGVLDRLLLHQNRLQWVHRLAFHDLRRLTTLYLFNNSLTELSGATLSMVPALEYLRLNDNPWECDCKALSLWDWLRRFRGSTSALGCASPPELAGRDLKRLRKEELPSCPVEGGGAGESESLKKEDGHRRNQPRHNHNPHLHPHLAHGDQHNLPAPTPLPRPPRAGRRNCTRHRGNKGKGDQNEVQVLKEGQEGNYVPGGSKYDPSAPPRRKNKCPPRTSVGPPSGVQRANSKAASHPAGCVLCVLLALQLSLTAVILR; encoded by the exons ATGCAGAACgacggagacagggaggaggaggcgaggggag gCTGGGCAGGGgtggagctgctgctggtgctgtgcGGCCTGGACGCGTCGCTGCCCTGCCCGCACCACTGCATCTGCTACACCTCCCCCAGCACCGTGTCGTGCCAGGCGCACAACTTCCAGGCCGTGCCCGAGGGCATCCCGGCGCAGAGCGAGCGTGTCTTCCTCCAGAACAACAAGATCCAGAGGCTGCTCCGCGGCCACTTCTCCCCCACCACCGCCATGCTGTGGCTCTACTCCAACAACATCTCCTACATCCAGGCGTCCACCTTCCACGGCTTCGACCGCCTGGAGGAGCTCGACCTGGGGGACAACCGTCACCTGAGGGCCCTGGCTCCGGACACCTTCCAGGGCCTAGGGCGGCTCCACGCGCTGCACCTCTACCACTGCGGCCTGCTGACTCTGC GGGGGATCTTCCAGGGCCTCAACAACCTGCAGTATCTCTACCTACAG GACAACCACCTTGAGTTCCTGGAGGACGACCTCTTCATCGACCTCCTGAACCTCAGCCACCTGTTCCTGCACGGGAACCGGCTGTGGAGCCTCCACCAGAACACGTTCCGGGGCCTGGGGGTCCTCgaccgcctcctcctccaccaaaaCCGCCTCCAGTGGGTCCACCGGCTGGCCTTCCACGACCTGCGGCGCCTCACCACCCTCTACCTGttcaacaactccctgacgGAGCTGTCGGGCGCCACCTTGTCCATGGTGCCCGCCCTGGAGTACCTGCGCCTCAACGACAACCCCTGGGAGTGCGACTGCAAGGCGCTCTCGCTCTGGGACTGGCTGAGGAGATTCCGGGGGTCCACCTCGGCGCTGGGGTGCGCGTCGCCCCCCGAGCTGGCGGGCCGGGACCTGAAGCGCCTCCGGAAGGAGGAGTTGCCCAGCTGCCCcgtggagggcgggggggcgggggagagcgAGTCCTTGAAGAAGGAGGACGGACATCGGAGGAACCAGCCCCGGCACAACCACAACCCCCACCTGCACCCGCACCTGGCCCACGGGGACCAGCACAACCTCCCCGCGCCCACTCCCCTGCCAAGGCCGCCCAGGGCAGGCCGCAGGAACTGCACCCGCCACCGGGGGAACAAGGGCAAGGGGGACCAGAATGAGGTCCAGGTACtgaaggaggggcaggaggggaatTATGTCCCCGGGGGCAGCAAATACGACCCATCTGCCCCCCCTCGGAGGAAGAACAAGTGTCCCCCCAGAACTTCAGTCGGCCCGCCCAGTGGGGTCCAGAGAGCCAATAGCAAAGCGGCGTCCCACCCCGCCGGGTGTGTTCTCTGCGTCCTATTGGCTCTGCAGCTGTCACTCACTGCTGTGATCCTACgctga
- the LOC136933294 gene encoding eukaryotic translation initiation factor 3 subunit A-like yields the protein MADELDRVRISAAELRAEASNLANSGNCQGAEEQNQHPGQRQQSDHDCKRPALQRYQAGAGHAHRPPNSEETDADPAAPLTPDPEEPVRSPREERQAPSEPAPERRGCVDGGMGKDGEEGDGGRGTGPDCGEARASETNGSGDDATGGKGSAGRPPSAKEGGRGKEKSRNDRHHPEPVGAASTSPKPARRTRKPDREIYQPGSRRSTQGKEHGAGKEQDKPPPSREGARREPAAPREAEMEGKKDPAPPRREGGEREGKKDPAPPRREGGEREGKKDPAPPRREGGEREGKKDPAPRREGGEREGKKDPAPRREGGEREGKKDPAPKREGRRDSAKDGGNGREGKAREEKKKSGRGSDSNRRPGGTEAGKAPDGSADTAVGDITSRVETLSVRGEEGEKGESEEGGDRGRKASGEGMRSRAGGGGGVGRGEKEGADRPEEKKRERGNRRKRGEKEGNLDSRRGRAEGGGGGGGRGREA from the exons ATGGCGGACGAACTAGATAGAGTACGAATTTCAGCTGCTGAACTTCGAGCCGAGGCATCGAATTTAGCCAATTCTGGGAACTGTCAAGGAG cagaGGAGCAGAATCAGCACCCTGGTCAGCGACAGCAGAGCGACCATGACTGCAAGCGTCCGGCCCTGCAGCGCTACCAGGCCGGGGCGGGCCACGCCCACCGACCTCCCAACAGCGAGGAGACGGACGCCGACCCCGCCGCGCCGCTGACCCCCGACCCAGAAGAGCCCGTGAGGTCCCCTCGGGAGGAGCGCCAGGCGCCCTCCGAGCCAGCCCCGGAGAGACGCGGCTGCGTGGACGGAGGGATGGGGAAGGACGGAGAAGAGGGCGACGGAGGCAGGGGGACGGGCCCGGATTGCGGGGAGGCCCGCGCGTCCGAAACGAACGGCTCCGGAGACGACGCCACCGGCGGGAAGGGCTCCGCGGGCAGGCCGCCGTCCGCcaaggagggcgggaggggaaaggagaagagtCGGAACGACAGGCACCACCCTGAACCCGTCGGCGCCGCCTCCACCTCGCCCAAACCTGCCCGGAGGACCCGCAAGCCGGACCGAGAGATCTACCAGCCAGGGAGCCGGAGAAGCACCCAGGGGAAGGAGCACGGAGCGGGCAAGGAGCAGGACAAACCTCCCCCTTCTAGGGAGGGCGCCAGGAGGGAGCCAGCCGCCCcgagggaggcagagatggaggggaagaaagacCCGGCCCccccaaggagagagggaggagagagagaggggaagaaagaccCGGCCCCCCCAAggagagagggcggagagagagaggggaagaaagaccCGGCCCccccaaggagagagggaggagagagagaggggaagaaagaccCGGccccaaggagagagggaggagagagagaggggaagaaagaccCGGccccaaggagagagggaggagagagagaggggaagaaagaccCGGCCccaaagagagaggggcggagagaCTCGGCGAAGGACGGAGGGAAcggaagagaggggaaagcgagggaggagaagaagaaaagtggGAGAGGAAGCGATTCAAATAGGCGGCCGGGGGGGACAGAGGCGGGGAAGGCCCCGGATGGTTCTGCAGACACGGCTGTGGGCGACATCACAAGCAGGGTGGAAACGCtcagtgtgagaggagaggagggggagaagggagagagcgaggaaggagGAGACCGTGGGAGAAAGGCCAGTGGCGAGGGCATGAGAAgtagagctgggggaggaggaggagtgggaagaggagagaaagagggagcggATAGGCCGGAGGAAAAGAAACGAGAGAGGGGGAAccggaggaaaagaggagagaaggaggggaatcTGGACTCCAGGAGAGGCCGggcggaaggaggaggaggagggggggggcgggggagggaagCCTGA